Genomic window (Chryseobacterium bernardetii):
CGCCTCTATAGGACTTGTATTTCCTGACCCTTATGATGCTTTTGAGTCCCAGAACTTTCATTAGTTTCATGACTGTCTTGTGATTGATGATAATTCCTTTTTCTTTCATTACCAAAGTGATGCGACGGTATCCAAAACGTCCTTTGTGCTTGTGATAGATCTGCCTTATCAGGGTCTTGATGTCTGAATATTTATCATTCTTCTGAAGCATTTTCTGATGGTAATAGAAACTGCTCCTGGCCATACCTGTACAATCCAGCAGGACTGACAGGTCATATTTTTGCCTTAATTCTTCGATGGCCTCTGCTTGTTCTTTTTGAGAGTTAAGGCGTCTAGCTTTTTTAGAAAATCGTTCTCGGCACGCAGCCTTTCGTTCTCCAATAAAAGTTCTTCTTCCCTTGTCAATGGCTTGTCAGACTTCCTTTTCTTACGCTTGTAATCACTCATTTTTTTGGGTCTTCCTATAGGTTTGTTTTCCAAACCTAAAATACCACTTTTTTCGTAATCACGCTGCCAATTCAAGACGGTAGACTGGGCAGGGATATCAAACCTGACACACGCTTCTCTTTGTGAGATGAACTCCGTATTGATGGCTTTCAACACTTTAAGCTTAAACCTTACGGAATAGCTTTTGTTTTTTCTCGGTTGTAATCCCGATATTCCGTACTTGTTATAAAAACCGATCCACTTGCGAAGATTACTCTCGTTAAATCCTTTTTCTGTTGCTATAGATTCAATCGAATGATAAGAATTCTGATGAAGT
Coding sequences:
- a CDS encoding helix-turn-helix domain-containing protein, whose amino-acid sequence is MERKGKFSVAFKLECIELHQNSYHSIESIATEKGFNESNLRKWIGFYNKYGISGLQPRKNKSYSVRFKLKVLKAINTEFISQREACVRFDIPAQSTVLNWQRDYEKSGILGLENKPIGRPKKMSDYKRKKRKSDKPLTREEELLLENERLRAENDFLKKLDALTLKKNKQRPSKN